The Erigeron canadensis isolate Cc75 chromosome 1, C_canadensis_v1, whole genome shotgun sequence genome segment TGCCTTTAATATCTGTTTCTAATTCTGATTACTGGTctaatcttttgattttggatgtATTTTTCCATCATCAGATactaattttgtaaaaaattatcaaatataACTTTCTTCAGATATGCTCCGCCTTTAATACCTGTTACTAACTCTGACTATCTGTCTAATGGtttaaatttaatgtatttttccATCATTGGATACTAATTCTGAATTTGACTGGGAAGTTAGCATGTGCTTAATATCCAGATATACTGGGTGGTCTAATCTTTTGTGTTTGATATCTTTTGCATAGAAACAAAAAACTGGTGGGAGAACTAAAATTCTTCTAGAAACTGTCCCTCTGCACAAACTGGCAGACATTTTTGTTGCAAGCTTTGAGATTAGTTTTGAAGAACAGCTGTCTATGCTAGATTCTGTTGACGTCAAAGTAAGGCTTTCCAAAGCCACAGAATTAGTTGACAGGCATTTACAGGTAACTTGATAGATGAAATGATGGATGTTTGCTAGAAtacttattgttttaattaCTGGGATTTTTTTAGTGACTAGTTGTGTGACGGGGTTTTACTTGTACCAGTCTATACGTGTGGCAGAAAAGATAACCAAAAAGGTTGAAGGACAGCTGTCAAAATCACAAAAGGAGTATCTTCTCCGTCAGCAGGTTTCCTTTTTCGTATAATCAATCGGCTGGATTTTCTTTTACTGtttctatttttcttatttgtatATTTCTTGCCCTATCAGATGAGGGCTATTAAAGAAGAGCTTGGTgacaatgatgatgaagatgatgatgtagCTGGTCTTGAAAGAAAAATGCAAGCTGCTGGGATGCCTCCAAATGTCTGGAAGCATGCACAGAGAGAACTAAGGTTTGCGTTTAGTCACTTTACCTACGAATTGTTCAAATGATCAAATTTGCTATAAATTTATCACAACTTCGGACAGTGGAAGCTCATCCAAATACTAATTTCTACAAACGGTTTATTGAagttgattatttatttatcaagtaTCGTATGATCAGTTTGAAAGCACATATGACATATCCAAACACCCTCTATATGCTTACATCTAATATTGTTGCTATGCAATGTCTATATAGAAATATAAGATCAGAATATCTTCCATAGGCGGAGTTTGTTTAATGCTTATATCTAGTGTCAAGGACTACCTGAGTACCTCCTAGTATTGGCTTTCGACATCAAGTTTGTGCTTACTTCTAATCGTTGCTATTAACAATCTATCAGGAGACTGAAGAAAATGCAACCTCAGCAACCTGGATATAACAGTTCTCGTGTTTATCTTGAGCTTCTTGCTGATCTGCCATGGCAGACCACCAGTGAAGAAGTAGAGTTGGACCTAAAAGCTGCAAAAGAGCGGCTCGACAGTGACCACTATGGTTTAGAGAAGGTCAAACAACGGATAATCGAATATCTAGCTGTTCGCAAGGTTGTTCACTTCTTCTTTTGTAATTATCTGCTGCAGAATgctcaaaataatgtttttattttgttttttgcatTGCAGCTGAAGCCAGATGCAAGAGGTCCGGTGTTATGCTTTGTGGGTCCACCAGGAGTTGGGAAAACATCCTTGGCATCATCTATTGCTGCTGCTCTTGGCAGAAAGTTTGTGCGGATTTCACTTGGTGGTGTGAAAGATGAGGCTGATGTTAGAGGGCATCGGAGGACATACATTGGAAGCATGCCAGGGCGGCTCATTGATGGTCTAAAGGTGAAGTTCAGTTTCAACTATTGACCAATTTGGCAATTTATTCATGATTTCTGAACAATATGATGTGTGATGCATTCCTTCTTGATGTAGCATAAAGGGAGGGCCAGGCGGGTCCTACCAAGCTTGATTAACCCAACACACTTTCTTGTTGTCTGTTTTAGTAATAGCTTAATTTTACAGATTACAATCATAAAAACTACGCTAATACATTACTGGTATTCTAATTATCAAAGTAAAGCGACttacaaggtttatatgtttcttttgggcccaattgtcttcttcttctctaGATAAAATCCTGTTTTCAATGCATATGATTTGTTTGAGATTATTTGTCACTTTTTTATGTGTAAGATCAAAGTTTTCACCTCCCATATCTTCAATTAAAGCTTCATCTAAAGTGGACCAAtggttataatttatatattatgttgaTTTGAAATTTTATCCTTTCAGAAAGTTGCTGTTTGCAATCCGGTTATGTTGTTGGACGAGATTGATAAAACAGGATCTGATGTCCGTGGTGACCCTGCTTCCGCATTACTGGAGGTTCTTGACCCGGAGCAAAATAAAACTTTCAACGATCAGTATCCTACTTAGGAAATGCTCAATCTTTTTCATCCTATAAATCATTGATTAATATAGATTTTGGATAGGGTAATCTTTCAAAACTCAAATGCAACGGAGTTATGACAACTAGTTTTAAACGTAAGAAAGAAAACGTATCAATTTGAATTTGAGATTGGAGCCATTTGACTGCAAGGTCACTTCCTTTTTGTCTCAGTAGTTGATTCCTTAATTCGTGGCTTAAAGCTATTTGAATGTTCCTTTTGACCTGTCAAAAGTGATATTCGTGGCAACTGCTAATAGGGCACAACCAATCCCTCCACCACTCTTGGACAGGATGGAAGTCATTGAACTTCCTGGATATACACCTGAAGAGAAGCTTAAAATAGCAATGCGCCATCTCATCCCGCGTGTTTTAAATCAGCATGGCTTGAATTCCGAATTCCTCAAAATTCCAGAGGTATAAACTTAAGTCATCTTTTTTATCCCAATATTTTTCTCACTTCCATGtatttgtttgaaaaaaaaaagatgctaAGATCACTTGAGCACATTAATGTCTTAATGTTTAGGAGGAGGTGGCTATGGGTTGGTTGGGTGAGGAAATAACATGGTTAATCTTTCGGTACGGGTTGAAATGGCTAATGTTGACCCAAACAGAGCCAGAATACTTCTAGtccaaatttattatatatatttcttcattAGTCTCATTAATGATACAACTTATCTGAATTAACCTATTCATAAGTAATTGAGTCGAAGTTGGCATCCATATGTTCATGAGTAGATGGTTACACATCTAGTTTGTTTTGCTCCGTGATTGACACTGATCTTGTATTCTATATATGGCAGGCAATGGTGAAACTTATTATTCAAAGGTACACAAGAGAAGCTGGAGTGAGGAACCTAGAGAGAAACCTTGCAGCTTTAGCTCGTGCAGCAGCAGTAAGAGTGGCTGAGCGAGAACATACGGTTCCACTAAATAAAGATGTGCACCAAATTTCTTCACCATTGCTGGAGAGTAGACTAGCTGAAGGTGGCACTGATGTAGAAATGGAGGTCATATCCATGGATGTTAACAATCATGAGCTATCAAGTTCAAGTTCATTCAGGGTTATGTCACCTCTAGTTGTTGACGAAGATATGCTAGAAAAAGTATTAGGGGTAggcttaaaaatatatatatatatatatatatatatatataaacatgtttGCATGGGACTGGACTCtttttgcttctttttcttttgttcctCATTTTATGCTACTGAATTGAATGCAGCCTCCTAAGTTTGATGATAAAGAAATGGCAGAGAGAGTGTCAACTCCTGGGGTTTCTATAGGGCTAGTCTGGACATCCTTTGGTGGAGAAGTCCAGTTCGTTGAGGCTACATCAATGGTGGGTAAGGGGGATCTGCACCTTACCGGGCAATTGGGTGATGTTATCAAAGAATCGGCACAAATAGCATTGACTTGGGTATCTTCTTTTGAtctgaatttttttatataattgaaagttattttgatgaataattaaataaacttaaGGCATGAAGAAAGGATGAGGTTGCTTGTTGTTAGAGATTATCCTAATTGAGCGGGGTCAATACTGTCAATTTCTGTACGAGTCAAAATGGGTTGGATCTGACCCAAAATACTTTTATTTCCAACTCCTGGAATATCTTTTACAAGTTAGTTTTGcgtttattataaataatgaagTGTATTATACTATTATCACTTCAATTATTGTAGATTTTGAATAAAGTGATTTTCTAGGCTTTATACATTTGATAGATTAAGGTAACTTTTATCGGTTCCCTTTTGCTAATTTTTTTGTTACACGTATTTGGCATGTTAGGAATAGAAGTATAATACATAACTTGAATCAAACCATTCttaagtaaatgggtcataCTATTGTCGCATAGTGGTGGGGGAAATGCAACATGAGAGTGGAGATGATGGTTCAAATTCCGTCCCCATGTCTTTTTAGCTATATTTTATTCACCTCTCCCATGTTGGCCGTGGGTTTGGTTGGTGGGGGCCATTAGAGGGTTGGTTACATGGTTGAAATTATGAGAATGGAATAGAGAACGGAGAAGCACACCTGTGATTTTGTCTtatatttgataaattgttTGTCAATATATTCTGCTCATATAGTGGTTGACATACATCAAAGAATTGTTGTTTAAGAAGAAATTGTATTagttatttacttaaaatagaGGAGACTTGATTTTTAGAAAGTCAAACATTCACACACCACATTACTGTGCTTGAACTGACAACCTTTTGGTGGTTGAGCCTACTCAAATACCGCTAGGCTAGAAGCCCTTTGGTTGAGACAGTTTTTGTTCAGCTTTGTTTCATTAAGCATGTTTCCGCAATTTGTTTGGACACAGGTACGAGCTAGGGCAGCAGAGCTTAACTTGGCTTCTGCAGAAGAAAATAATCTTCTTGAAAGGCGAGATGTCCATATACATTTCCCTGCTGGAGCGGTCCCTAAAGATGGACCTTCAGCTGGTGTGACGCTTGTTACTTCACTGGTTTCACTTTTCAGCCGTAAACGGGTAAGATCAGATACAGCGATGACCGGAGAGATAACTTTGCGAGGTTTGGTTCTACCTGTTGGTGGGGTCAAGGATAAGGTCAGTCTTTGTTTCTCTCCGATATATTGCTATGCttcagttttagttttatttttcgGGGGTATATGGATGTGCGTCTCTAAAGTGATTTGTGGACTTATTCAGACGTGCTTCTGAATTTTGAAGCCATTTTTCTTGGAATATATTTTACATCTTAAAGTTAGAGAGTGTGATCATGTAATACTGAATTCTTAAATTGCTGTAGAAAATTGTATTAGGATTGTTTTTGCTTTTCGAAGTTGTAACAATCAGATGTTTAACAATGTTTGAaaaattcttattatttttaaatattaatacatatatacaactatACCCAGATATGACATTTTAATTCTTTCAATAAAAGTGAGTTTGTGAATGAAAACGAAAGTTTCGAATTAGGTTAAATGAAATGGCAAGTACCTTATTGGCTTATTGTACTTTTGGATAATCAATTTTGCGTTTGGTATGAATTTGAACTGATACATAATCAGATAACCAGAATTTGAATAATCAGATGATTGGTTCctaaatcaaatccaaaatataTGTCGTTGGACTATTTATCATCTTCTAACACGCGATTGAGCAGGTCTTGGCGGCACATCGTTATGGGCTTAAGAGAGTTATCCTGCCAGAGAGAAATTTAAAAGACTTGGTTGAAGTACCTGCAGCTGTTCTTGGAAGTATGGAGGTaagtttacttttaaaatgAAGGAAATGAATTATCCTGTATGATagttttagatttatatatttgttcaatCACTGGGTCTAATCAAAAGAACTTGTGTTATACAAATGGTTTTTAAATTACTATTTGCTGTTGACCTGCTTCATCTGTTCGGTTGGCTTTCCAGATTAGGCACTAGCCCACCACCCCTTCCCCCACTTCCCAACCCTACCTGCCGCGTACACTGATCAATTAGAGATGTGAAATATTGGCTGGTCGGCAGGTTGGGTGGTGGGCAATATTTTCCATTATGTTGGGTAGAGTTGCCCCAAATTAGTTTTGTTttatctaaataattttttttatataattgatacCTGGGTCAAATatgattgaagaaaataaatttttatcaatattagaaTATAGCATGctgaaacaaaataaataagggTTATGCATAATAATACAGTTTTAGAGACGTTTGGTGTGTTAAACCCAATCTATGAGTGAATTGGTGGAATTTTCCACCTGGGTCCTAATTGGGTGACATTTACAATGCTTCATTACTGCAGATACTACTGGCCAAGAGAATGGAAGATGTACTGGAACATGCCTTTGAAGGTGGTTGCCCCTGGAGACAACATTCAAGACTTTGACATCATCTATGATCTAACATATCTATACTCCAAGTTTTCAACATACTCGCAGAAATCGTTGACTGCTAAACATGGAAACGAGAGGATCACGGGTGATATAGATAGTATATCTTTCTTTATTGCCCACTCGTATGTATTTTATAGTGTTTTTACACGCTGTATGTTCCATGCAAGTACTTTTACTCGGTTTACATGTCTTAATGTGGTCAAGTCCTCGGTATATATCtgtaattttcaaatatatataatatatagcaCACTTCCGAAATATAGTAGTATCGGTTTAGGTTTGAGATCTGATGCGGTAAGattataataatatagtaaAATACACGACCATTTGTGATAATGACAATTTGAAAGTGCTACGCTCAGGCCCGGTGGTTAGCATGTGCCACCGGCTCAATTAAGCAGTGCACCACAATTCATGGGGCACCAAATTTGTACaagatatgtgtatatatgtatcatatTTTCATAGCCCAATATAAATAATGCTTGGATTTTATCAACTTAGAAACCCAGCTGTCATGTAcccatattatatttataattccTGAATATCATTGCTCAAGGGGGTCAGTATCAATTGAGCCTAGGACAAGCCTATCATGATATACGTAGTAATTTGAGTAGGGAAGTTTGTATATTTTGGTACGTTTATCATTTTGCATTATACATCTATCTTTTCCCATCTGATAATATAGTTTGGATTTGGAATAGCAATGTACCAGTGATCCCTACGAACGTCAATATGTCATACTTAACCGATTATGTTTAAGCTTTTTGACATTGTTTGAATTCATATAGACATCCAACGTCTGTTAACAATATCAGACTATTTAAGTTTGAACTCAAGTACAAGAATCAATCTCGGAGTTTTTATTGCTTACAAATGTTTAGGTCTAGTTCTAATCAAGTTTTGAGCCTTGTATATAGCATGTATATCTTTTCGTATTTGGTAtgaatctttatttataaaaccaTTTGGAGAAGGCACTTGTAATAAAAAATGGGTTTATAATCTTTGTTGCTGTTAATCTAGGGTCTGAATCAAACTTCGACttatgttattttcttttatcttacGTATTTGAAGTCATTTTTATATGGGAGGTGATAAACAAAACACAATTTGTGATTCATTTCTATAAAGGAGAATTTTTACAGCATTATGTTCAAGTTAGTATCGCATAATTGTGGAATATATCTAACATTTTGTTGTAGCTATAACATTCCCTTCCCATGTATTTAGAAAGTAGTTTCAAGTTTTTCGAGCCTTTAACGATCTTGTACAAGTTGAATTCAAGTAAAGCTAAAACATTGCCTTATTTATTTCAATAGTACTCTCAAGCTTTTCGAGCCTTTTATGATCTTGTACAAGTTGAAATCAagtttgcatcatgaaattcgtCGAGCCATCAAGCCTAGATCAAGCTTAAAATAAGAATCTCGAGTTGATTTTAACCCTGTCAAGTTCAGGGGTATCAATTCTGCTTGCTGACAACCCTACTTCCAACAACCATATGGGGTAAGTATATAATTCTGGTTATGTATGATCTATAAACATGGACAGATGGTCCCTTGAAGAATTTATACTTAAAAAGTAACACTACATAACAAAGAGCAATTCGTAGCGAGCCTTGGTTGCACCAAATTTTTTTTAGCCGTGTTGACACGTAAAACACAAATCTATGAGCCTTGGTTGCACCTAATTTTCAAGTTTAGATGACAGGACCAGTTCCAGTAAGGCTTTGGATGGATCATACAAAATTGCAGGCCAACCCCAAATTATCTTTTAGATCAACCACCTAACCAGATTATTACTCTGGTCCTGGTTTGGTAATATTGGTCCATATGAAAATTACAACAAAATGAGCAATGGATCTAGAGAAGCAATATCAGAAGAAAAATGTGAGCTGAAAACAGAACTTCAAATTTCAATCTTGCAATGGTCACCTTTAGAGTAAAAATTCTACTGGTGTACCAAAAATTCTTTGGTTTTATAATCTCTTTCTCGCTCTCCAATCTATATATACCATCAACCTATCTCTCTCTAAGATTACTcacaaaaaacttaaaagacTAGTAAACAAATGTACACGAATATACCACCACCTTTCTACATTATGTACATCCAAGAAGCTGTCATGTCAAAGCTTTATATAGCCAACTGCAAAAAGTGTGCGCGTATTTCATAAACTCGTCTCATACGCCCAAAAGGTATCAGGATCAGgacaaaaaagagaaaaatcttCAACTTCTAGATTTGCTATGTGCCAGTCCACAAACCGCGCTTGGATCACCTTGAATAGCACCAGCAGTGTTGGTAACAACCACCAATAATCATCCTCACTAGTTTCAAAAGAAATTTGTCAGTCAAATGGGAATTTGATGTAGCATCCCACAGCAGgcgaaaaattaaaatatggcGGGAAAAAAATGGTTTGAAAGTCTCCAGAAGTGTATTTTAGATGCATAGAAGTTTTACAACCTTGTGTACATATTCCTTCATAAGAATTAGATAACTGTTACCCAAGCCTCTATAAAAAAGATACTTTCATCCCAAGAGTACGAAAAAACTTTCCACTTAAAGATCATGCTAATTGCAACAATTAGTGGTGATCTCAAGATCTCAGTATCTATTTTGACATCAGTGGATAACTGAAGCCAACTGTAAGTATTTACAATTTTTGTGGCATGCAAGGTGTATAAACACATAAACAAACGAGATCCTGTTCACCGGTGTCACGAAAATCATTTCCTATTGCTACATACAAATCTCATATATGCAGAAATTCATAACAGAAGCCTTAATCCTGGAAAATAAAGACAAACTCAATAGTCCCAGTTGAGACAATAGAGGCTAAAGGCTTTACCTCCTGTTTTCCCATGCTTTTGGCTCTTCGTATGTCTGGAATGACAAAAATCCATAATGAATCATGCCACATGTGAATGCCACAGCCTGCAAAAGGACCAATGAGAGTGTATCCAATCACGTAAACATATTATCCGAAATTCCTTTTAGTATCAAATGAATACGTTTGACTTGTCACACAGCCCAAAGGTGTCAGTATTAAAAGAAGCTTAAAAGTTGTGTTTTagataaaacacataaaagaagGATTTCATCTAAAAGGGCATTAGTTAACTTAGTCTAATGGGTCATTCACAAATATCTACATATTTTAAGCACACAACCTTCTAATATCATATTACTTACTGAGTCGGATTTATCTTAAGActattgttatatattaattatcattagcaaattaatattattattaatagattATTGCAGGAAACAAAGCGTTTGTGGTTCAACCCAGCATGAAGATGCCATTTTTAATCCACGCTAACAGATATTGCGTTTAAACCCGGACCTGTTTAGACATGTTACCCTAACCACCCATCTTGCAACCTCCACATAATCTTCAATCGCATGATGAAAACTTACAATGTTTGAAATGGAAGTAGCGTTCCACAGTGCATAGATTCGAGCAAGTGAAGCCCTTCTATGGCCTCTACTAAATAATGCATTCAAACCCGCTGGGAATGGAGAAAGCAAAGATAGGGGGAGAATAAGCAAAACGGCTAGAAATGCCCCAAGAGAGATCCAATAGAACTCAACTAATATAAGGAGGGTGACAGATAGATCCGACAGAAGCAAGATACATATCAGCAGCTGTAATGTATCCTGAAATATATGAACGTCACTTTAAGAGACATTGATGAACTGTAATAGTGGCAATATCAAGTCGCTTATAGAATGGGTCAGTTTATGTTTTATCTCCAACATGTCATACTGATAAACTTACAAATTTAGCATAGAAgaaactatattataaaggtCTAAAGTAGCCAAATTGTAATTCCCTAATGCATTAAACCTTCTACTTAATGTGTTGCTAACTTTGACcatgttgacttttttttttgttctcatGACATGGATGTGCAATCAAAACCAGTTAAACTTAAAAGCATAACCAAATGAAACTTTTTTGAATGTTTAAGCATATTCGTGAGTGCAAAAAAAGTCTATTACCCTGCcaaattaatattgaaataatataataacttgTAGAGATATCTGATACTTACTTTTTAGCAAAAGTAAGGAGCAGACAATATTACCCATTATCCAACATTCCTGACACGCCCATTTTGCTACCTCTAAGAAGTATATTATCATAGTAACATACCTGCCGCCCTGTAGGTCTTGTGTTGTGCAAGAATAAAGAAAATGGAAAGAAATAATCTTTCTGAAACTCCAAGGACTTCAAGGATGCTTCATTGATGACACCACCATTAAGTCCACCTGTTACCCTTTTACGACTTAATGCTTGACTTGAATATGATTGACTCGGTTGAACCTGCTTAGGACTATTCTCTGAAACAGCCACCATATGCCTATATGAACACTGATAGATTAGTTAAACGTAAACactttcaataataaaaataaaattatatacttacatatacTATTTATGCAATAAAGTTGGCCAAAAgattatatatactatttatGCAATACATTTACCTTGGCGATTCCTGACTATTTTCTATCAAATCAGGGTGGTGGAGGTTGTCAAGAGATTCATCGCCTACAATTACCAATATACCCAACTGATAGAAACCGCTGGCAGTGGCTTGAAACCATCCGAGCTCAATTTTGACCCCATGAAAGTCAAGTTGAGGATTTCCATGAGTTTTTATCCAATTAATAACAGGAACTAAAGCGGACCGTATTGATCCACTTCTCACGGTTCTCAACTGGGCATTCAAACCAGCTACCAATCGATTCCAGACGGATGAAGGGACATGCTGACCAATGACATATGTATACATGTCAGAAAATAAGTATGCCACAATTTTATACTGGCGTTAGCAATTTTGACCCTATTTACTTGCAATTTGGTAAATTCGGggtatgttttatctctaacaggttcaacaaaaaaaataacagaTAGCTAAAAACGAAACAGGTCAAATTGGTCAAACATCACCCCAAGGCCCAAAGTGAATCTTTCATGTAGAAAAGCCCCCAATATCAATTCCTATAGAATCATTTTATAATGTAATACTAAAATACAGTTGTGACTATTGAGGTACCCACAACCTGTTGGTTGTTGGGTCATCTGAAAATCATATTTGGCATACTATTTGTTACTTCAGAAAATTAAGAACCATTACCAAACCCACCTATTTTGCCAAAGCTAATGAAACCTAACAGAAGATATATCACAAGAAAAGACCTGTCCGATAAGATTTGTGAGCAAGGTATCACTGTGAAGATTATATGGCGACATGTAGCTTCCAGCTCCTCCAAAAATTATGCACATTGGGAACCTTTTTTGAATACTTGCTACCATG includes the following:
- the LOC122597569 gene encoding lon protease homolog 2, peroxisomal translates to MAEPVELPNRIGILPFRNKVLLPGAIIRIRCTSPSSVKLVEQELWQREEKGLIGILPVRDAAETLSVGSVLTQGTDLGDRSSKTVSDSHKLDGKSQQEPIHWHTRGVAARALHLSRGVEKPSGRVTYTVVLEGLCRFSVQELNMKGAYSTARISPLDMTKAEMERVEQDPDFITLSRQFKVTAMELISVLEQKQKTGGRTKILLETVPLHKLADIFVASFEISFEEQLSMLDSVDVKVRLSKATELVDRHLQSIRVAEKITKKVEGQLSKSQKEYLLRQQMRAIKEELGDNDDEDDDVAGLERKMQAAGMPPNVWKHAQRELRRLKKMQPQQPGYNSSRVYLELLADLPWQTTSEEVELDLKAAKERLDSDHYGLEKVKQRIIEYLAVRKLKPDARGPVLCFVGPPGVGKTSLASSIAAALGRKFVRISLGGVKDEADVRGHRRTYIGSMPGRLIDGLKKVAVCNPVMLLDEIDKTGSDVRGDPASALLEVLDPEQNKTFNDHYLNVPFDLSKVIFVATANRAQPIPPPLLDRMEVIELPGYTPEEKLKIAMRHLIPRVLNQHGLNSEFLKIPEAMVKLIIQRYTREAGVRNLERNLAALARAAAVRVAEREHTVPLNKDVHQISSPLLESRLAEGGTDVEMEVISMDVNNHELSSSSSFRVMSPLVVDEDMLEKVLGPPKFDDKEMAERVSTPGVSIGLVWTSFGGEVQFVEATSMVGKGDLHLTGQLGDVIKESAQIALTWVRARAAELNLASAEENNLLERRDVHIHFPAGAVPKDGPSAGVTLVTSLVSLFSRKRVRSDTAMTGEITLRGLVLPVGGVKDKVLAAHRYGLKRVILPERNLKDLVEVPAAVLGSMEILLAKRMEDVLEHAFEGGCPWRQHSRL